One Streptomyces sp. NBC_00223 genomic window carries:
- a CDS encoding DNA-binding protein, producing the protein MPGTLLLDSEGLSKLYRKDRTVMALVQAASEEGVRVATSAMTTLEADYERIHPARVKWVLSRVDVHDVTREVTDRAAALLRFHRLHGHKYAIDAAFAAVAHSSPGPVTVLTSGPEDLTLLCGPAVQVVKV; encoded by the coding sequence ATGCCCGGCACCCTGCTGCTCGACAGCGAAGGGCTCTCCAAGCTGTACCGCAAGGACCGCACCGTCATGGCCCTGGTCCAGGCAGCATCGGAAGAGGGCGTCCGCGTGGCCACAAGCGCCATGACCACCCTTGAGGCCGACTACGAACGCATCCACCCCGCCCGCGTCAAGTGGGTCCTCTCGCGTGTCGACGTCCACGATGTCACCAGGGAGGTCACCGACCGGGCGGCAGCCCTCCTTCGCTTCCACCGGCTCCACGGCCACAAGTACGCCATCGACGCCGCTTTTGCCGCTGTCGCCCACAGCTCGCCAGGGCCGGTCACCGTTCTCACGTCCGGCCCCGAAGACCTGACGCTCCTCTGCGGCCCCGCCGTGCAGGTCGTCAAGGTATAA
- a CDS encoding Uma2 family endonuclease — protein MTALPDWMRPPREEGWFAEDLDRLPEAPRHTELIDGALVFMMSPQRWWHGHLVTMLTVALMEQAPADVRVGREMTIRLDKRNRPEPDLLVTTAGFDGDRTWFAPDEVRLTVEVVSPESAHQDRTVKLRKYAEAGIPHYWCIEDEDGAPVVHVYELDKPTASYAPAGIFRDTLHRPVPFEINLDLRKLTPPRHPHP, from the coding sequence ATGACCGCACTGCCCGACTGGATGCGCCCGCCGCGCGAGGAAGGCTGGTTCGCGGAGGATCTGGACCGCCTCCCCGAGGCGCCACGGCATACCGAGTTGATCGACGGAGCGCTCGTCTTCATGATGTCCCCGCAGAGGTGGTGGCACGGTCACCTCGTCACGATGCTCACGGTCGCCCTCATGGAGCAGGCACCCGCTGACGTCAGAGTCGGGCGCGAGATGACCATCAGGCTCGACAAGCGCAACCGGCCCGAGCCGGATCTGCTGGTGACGACGGCCGGTTTCGACGGCGACCGCACATGGTTCGCACCGGACGAGGTACGGCTGACCGTCGAGGTGGTCTCCCCCGAGTCGGCCCACCAGGACCGTACGGTGAAGCTGCGCAAGTACGCGGAGGCCGGCATTCCGCACTACTGGTGCATCGAGGACGAGGACGGAGCACCCGTCGTCCACGTCTACGAACTCGACAAGCCGACGGCGTCCTACGCACCCGCCGGCATCTTCCGTGACACCCTCCACCGCCCTGTGCCGTTCGAGATCAACCTCGACCTCCGCAAACTCACCCCACCCCGCCACCCCCACCCCTAG
- a CDS encoding DUF4190 domain-containing protein, whose translation MDIPPPPPPPSPEDAPPPPPGPSLHKTAPEGPPPPPPAPGDPYGTGGSSYGGGLPVYPQQSYGQTFPGQAPPPPPYGGQYAQQPYGQPPYGQPPYGQAPYGQVPYGAPGPYAGAPYPGGPYGPGYPPPPQGWYAVERTTNGMAIASLVTSLTCVPLLGAILGIVGLRQIRRNGQRGRGLAIAGVTVSGVWVVCLAALIALGALADFDEGNTRVDDIRVGECFNTVGSSLADYDGGGKISTTVDVVSCDKEHDAEAFAIFSVDEEFSGGYPGVDRISDIAGSKCATYADDYLDDESLVPDLSIYYYMPPRAGWNHGDRGVTCFFGSQDGKVSGSVKSGGQGPGFGV comes from the coding sequence GTGGACATACCTCCGCCCCCGCCCCCGCCGTCCCCCGAAGACGCGCCACCGCCACCCCCCGGCCCGAGCCTGCACAAGACCGCCCCCGAGGGCCCGCCCCCGCCGCCGCCCGCGCCGGGCGATCCGTACGGGACCGGCGGCTCGTCGTACGGCGGCGGCCTGCCGGTCTACCCGCAGCAGTCGTACGGCCAGACGTTCCCGGGTCAGGCACCGCCCCCGCCCCCGTACGGCGGCCAGTACGCCCAGCAGCCCTACGGCCAGCCCCCGTACGGTCAACCCCCCTACGGCCAGGCCCCGTACGGCCAGGTCCCCTACGGCGCTCCCGGCCCGTACGCCGGCGCGCCCTATCCCGGCGGGCCCTACGGCCCCGGCTACCCCCCGCCCCCGCAGGGCTGGTACGCGGTCGAGCGGACCACCAACGGCATGGCCATCGCCTCCCTGGTGACCTCCCTCACCTGCGTCCCGCTCCTCGGCGCGATCCTCGGCATCGTCGGGCTGCGGCAGATCAGGCGGAACGGCCAGCGCGGCAGGGGGCTGGCCATCGCCGGGGTGACGGTGTCCGGGGTGTGGGTGGTGTGCCTGGCGGCGCTCATCGCGCTCGGCGCGCTCGCGGACTTCGACGAGGGCAACACCCGGGTGGACGACATCAGGGTCGGCGAGTGCTTCAACACGGTGGGCAGTTCGCTGGCGGACTACGACGGCGGCGGCAAGATCTCCACCACCGTGGACGTGGTGTCCTGCGACAAGGAGCACGACGCGGAGGCGTTCGCGATCTTCTCGGTCGACGAGGAGTTCAGCGGCGGTTACCCGGGCGTGGATCGCATTTCGGACATCGCGGGCTCGAAATGCGCCACCTATGCGGACGATTACCTCGACGACGAGTCGCTCGTTCCTGATCTGAGCATCTACTACTACATGCCGCCCCGGGCGGGCTGGAATCACGGCGACCGCGGTGTGACCTGCTTCTTCGGCAGCCAGGACGGCAAGGTGAGCGGTTCGGTGAAGTCGGGCGGGCAGGGTCCGGGCTTCGGGGTCTGA
- a CDS encoding SPOR domain-containing protein, translating to MTSELVWVLIRQDDGGNRYRVGRYATRAEAERVADALGVAGPRVPQQRLYVIERVAPRPTQG from the coding sequence GTGACGTCCGAGCTCGTCTGGGTCCTGATACGGCAGGACGACGGCGGTAATCGGTACCGGGTCGGGCGTTACGCCACCCGGGCGGAGGCCGAGCGGGTCGCCGACGCACTCGGCGTGGCCGGGCCCAGAGTCCCCCAGCAGAGGTTGTACGTCATAGAGCGGGTCGCACCGCGCCCGACACAGGGGTGA
- a CDS encoding glycoside hydrolase family 18 protein, with product MRRRILGRMAATAAALSMVAVLPALTGGSSAQAHSGHGPGQGHGHSSPARANTSYKSVGYFTQWGIYGRDYQVKNVETSGTAAQLTHLNYAFANIGADGKCFEANVAGEGDAWADYQRPLDAATSVNGTADTAEQRLAGNFNQLRELKAAHPKLKVLISIGGWGWSTHFSDAARTAASRKALVASCLDIFIKGNLPLLDGKGGPGSAAGLFDGVDIDWEWPGSSGDVDTVYRPQDKQNFTALAAEFRKQLDAYGRTTHKHYDLSAFLPAAPAKIDAGFEVRKIFGYLDFGTVQGYDFHGPYETTTNQQSALKAPRDTPVAHDFSDTQAINDWLRRGAPARQLVLGVPFYGQGWTGVPDGGKAGLFQPSTGPAPATWQAGNEDYHALKALAASGTYAVHRDTRNGFAWLYDGTNFWTYDDPQVLTAKTSYIREQHLGGVMMWSLDGDTSNGELVSALHKGLSGPVRHR from the coding sequence ATGCGTCGACGAATCCTCGGCCGTATGGCCGCGACGGCAGCCGCTCTCTCCATGGTCGCCGTCCTGCCCGCCCTCACCGGCGGCAGCTCCGCACAGGCCCACAGCGGGCACGGACCCGGGCAGGGGCACGGGCACAGCAGCCCGGCCCGGGCCAACACGTCGTACAAGAGCGTCGGTTACTTCACCCAGTGGGGCATCTACGGGCGCGACTACCAGGTGAAGAACGTCGAGACGTCCGGCACCGCCGCCCAACTCACCCACCTCAACTACGCGTTCGCCAACATCGGCGCCGACGGCAAGTGCTTCGAGGCGAACGTCGCGGGCGAGGGTGACGCCTGGGCCGACTACCAGCGGCCGCTGGACGCCGCGACTTCGGTCAACGGCACAGCGGACACCGCGGAACAGCGGCTGGCCGGCAACTTCAACCAGCTGCGCGAACTCAAGGCCGCCCACCCGAAGTTGAAGGTGCTGATCTCGATCGGCGGCTGGGGCTGGTCCACGCACTTCTCGGACGCGGCCAGAACCGCCGCTTCCCGCAAGGCACTTGTCGCCTCCTGCCTGGACATCTTCATCAAGGGCAACTTGCCGCTGCTCGACGGCAAGGGCGGCCCGGGCTCCGCGGCCGGGCTCTTCGACGGCGTCGACATCGACTGGGAGTGGCCCGGCTCGTCGGGTGACGTGGACACCGTCTACCGGCCGCAGGACAAGCAGAACTTCACCGCGCTGGCCGCCGAGTTCCGCAAGCAACTCGACGCCTACGGCCGTACGACCCACAAGCACTACGACCTGAGCGCCTTCCTCCCGGCCGCCCCGGCGAAGATCGACGCGGGCTTCGAGGTGCGGAAGATCTTCGGCTACCTCGACTTCGGCACGGTCCAGGGCTATGACTTCCACGGCCCGTACGAGACCACCACCAACCAGCAGTCCGCGCTCAAGGCCCCGCGCGACACCCCGGTCGCGCACGACTTCAGCGACACCCAGGCGATCAACGACTGGCTGCGGCGGGGCGCCCCCGCCCGTCAGCTCGTGCTCGGGGTGCCGTTCTACGGACAGGGGTGGACCGGCGTGCCCGACGGGGGCAAGGCGGGGCTCTTCCAGCCCTCCACCGGCCCGGCGCCCGCGACCTGGCAGGCCGGCAACGAGGACTACCACGCGCTCAAGGCCCTCGCCGCCTCGGGCACATACGCCGTCCATCGCGACACGCGCAACGGCTTCGCCTGGCTCTACGACGGTACGAACTTCTGGACGTACGACGATCCGCAGGTCCTCACCGCGAAGACGTCGTACATCCGGGAGCAGCATCTCGGCGGTGTGATGATGTGGTCGCTCGACGGTGACACATCGAACGGGGAGCTGGTCAGCGCGCTGCACAAGGGGCTGAGCGGGCCGGTCCGGCACCGCTGA
- a CDS encoding SpoIIE family protein phosphatase, with product MSASGDDPEVPPSRAPVDPPHDAPADPPHKALADGPPDAPAGPPRRPGLQPDGGSSRKSGTGTLLDTLRVAVVMLDTSARVLLWSPLAEEVLGWTGERVVGHRVAGLFGPADDPPLGGDHGLEAYESEPYEPDPYDEDPAGRPPRPHSVPPPGRAEQILGDLLRFGRWNGLLALRHRDGHIVQVETRASLLVDGDGRPFVLASMVEISRLRTLEHDLAALDSLFDASPLGVAIFDRDLRYVRVNEALARMNGVDRAAHLGRTVAEVIDIPDADELAELQRKVLTTGRPVIDLVATGPGGRGHRSLSYHRLADRAGRVLGISATVIDVTERVEAAARAERSRRRLALLNDVGVRIGGVLDVRRVAERLAEALVPAFSDYSGVILHAEVAEGGELPTAPYSENTPMRQLGVGAVRWVPAVERMLRRGQPIGFTRDSVFGTVLATGEPRLVASEEELRETTFPDDPKVGAAVELGITSMLVLPLRARGLVLGLLVISRGGGREPFDEDDVALAVELADRAGSALDNARLYVREREGALMLQRSLLPVTLPQPPGVRIAYRYVPGSSGTEVGGDWFDVIQLAGGRVAFVVGDVMGHGLGAAATMGRLRTAVRTLAGLDMAPDELLRRVNELGDDLAQNRSEGWMATAVYAVYDPSTHRCSIAQAGHLPPVLVEYHDDARQCDARLLDLPTGVPLGVGGVRFETTEIDVPDGSVLVFYTDGLVESRGEDLGIGLERLRDTLCRRLDSLEDACDELLATLEPGREPDDVALLMARLGGLPAGSTAHWTFPAEASAVRLARRRVRDTLVRWELTPLSDVTVLLVSELVTNSLRYAHGPIGVRMVRGTSLLVEVSDPLPDPPRERVAADDDEGGRGLQLVARASRRWGTRHGPLGKTVWFELALP from the coding sequence ATGAGCGCCAGCGGCGACGACCCGGAGGTGCCGCCCAGCCGCGCCCCCGTGGACCCGCCGCACGACGCCCCCGCCGACCCGCCGCACAAAGCCCTCGCCGACGGGCCGCCCGACGCCCCCGCCGGCCCCCCGCGCAGACCCGGGCTCCAGCCGGACGGCGGAAGCAGCCGGAAGAGCGGCACCGGCACCCTCCTCGACACCCTCCGCGTCGCCGTCGTGATGCTGGACACCTCCGCCCGCGTCCTGCTGTGGAGTCCGCTGGCGGAAGAGGTGCTGGGCTGGACCGGTGAGCGCGTCGTCGGCCACCGGGTGGCCGGCCTGTTCGGACCCGCCGACGACCCGCCCCTCGGCGGCGACCACGGCCTGGAGGCGTACGAGTCGGAGCCCTACGAGCCGGACCCGTACGACGAGGACCCCGCCGGCCGGCCCCCGCGTCCGCACTCCGTCCCCCCGCCGGGCCGGGCCGAGCAGATCCTCGGCGACCTGCTCAGATTCGGCCGCTGGAACGGACTGCTGGCGCTGCGGCACCGTGACGGCCACATCGTCCAGGTGGAGACCCGCGCGAGCCTGCTGGTGGACGGCGACGGCCGCCCGTTCGTGCTGGCGTCGATGGTGGAGATCAGTCGGCTGCGCACGCTGGAGCACGACCTGGCCGCCCTGGACTCGCTCTTCGACGCCTCGCCGCTCGGCGTCGCCATCTTCGACCGCGATCTGCGCTACGTACGGGTCAACGAGGCCCTGGCCCGGATGAACGGCGTGGACCGCGCCGCCCACCTCGGCCGTACGGTCGCCGAGGTCATCGACATCCCGGACGCCGACGAGCTGGCCGAGTTGCAGCGCAAGGTGCTGACCACCGGCCGACCGGTGATCGACCTGGTCGCCACCGGGCCCGGCGGCCGTGGCCACCGCTCGCTGTCGTACCACCGGCTCGCCGACCGGGCCGGGCGAGTGCTGGGCATCAGCGCCACCGTCATCGACGTCACCGAGCGGGTCGAGGCCGCTGCCCGGGCCGAGCGCAGCCGCCGCCGGCTCGCGCTGCTCAACGACGTCGGCGTCCGGATCGGCGGAGTGCTGGACGTGCGCAGGGTCGCGGAGCGGCTGGCGGAGGCACTGGTGCCGGCCTTCAGCGACTACTCCGGGGTGATCCTGCACGCGGAGGTCGCCGAGGGCGGCGAACTGCCCACCGCGCCCTACAGCGAGAACACCCCGATGCGGCAGCTCGGCGTGGGCGCGGTGCGCTGGGTGCCCGCGGTGGAGCGGATGCTGCGCCGCGGACAGCCGATCGGCTTCACCCGGGACTCGGTCTTCGGCACGGTGCTGGCCACCGGCGAGCCCCGGCTGGTCGCCTCGGAGGAGGAGCTGCGGGAGACGACCTTCCCCGACGACCCCAAGGTGGGCGCCGCGGTGGAGCTGGGCATCACGTCCATGCTGGTGCTGCCGCTGCGGGCCCGCGGGCTGGTGCTCGGCCTGCTGGTGATCAGCCGGGGCGGCGGCCGTGAGCCCTTCGACGAGGACGATGTCGCGCTGGCCGTGGAGCTGGCCGACCGCGCGGGCTCGGCCCTGGACAACGCGCGGCTGTACGTACGCGAGCGCGAGGGCGCCCTGATGCTCCAGCGCAGCCTGCTGCCGGTCACCCTGCCGCAGCCGCCGGGCGTGCGGATCGCCTACCGCTATGTGCCGGGCAGCAGCGGTACGGAGGTCGGCGGCGACTGGTTCGACGTCATCCAACTCGCGGGCGGGCGGGTGGCGTTCGTGGTCGGCGACGTGATGGGCCACGGCCTGGGCGCCGCCGCCACCATGGGCCGGCTCAGGACCGCCGTACGCACCCTGGCCGGCCTCGACATGGCCCCCGACGAGCTGCTGCGCCGGGTCAACGAACTCGGCGACGACCTCGCCCAGAACCGGTCCGAGGGCTGGATGGCCACCGCCGTGTACGCGGTGTACGACCCGTCGACCCACCGCTGCTCCATCGCCCAGGCCGGGCATCTGCCGCCGGTGCTGGTGGAGTACCACGACGACGCCCGCCAGTGCGACGCGCGGCTGCTCGACCTGCCGACCGGCGTACCGCTCGGCGTGGGCGGGGTGCGCTTCGAGACCACCGAGATCGACGTGCCCGACGGCTCGGTGCTGGTCTTCTACACCGACGGTCTGGTGGAGTCCCGCGGCGAGGACCTGGGGATCGGTCTGGAGCGGCTGCGCGACACGCTGTGCCGCCGGCTGGACTCCCTGGAGGACGCTTGCGACGAACTGCTCGCCACCCTGGAGCCCGGCCGCGAGCCCGACGACGTGGCGCTGCTGATGGCCAGGCTCGGCGGTCTGCCCGCCGGGTCCACCGCGCACTGGACCTTCCCCGCCGAGGCGAGCGCCGTACGGCTGGCCCGCCGCAGGGTCCGCGACACGCTGGTCCGGTGGGAGCTGACCCCGCTGTCGGACGTCACGGTGCTGCTGGTCAGCGAGCTGGTGACCAATTCGCTGCGGTACGCGCACGGGCCGATCGGGGTCCGGATGGTCCGCGGCACCTCGCTGCTGGTGGAGGTCTCCGACCCGCTGCCCGACCCGCCCAGGGAGCGGGTCGCGGCCGACGACGACGAGGGCGGCCGGGGCCTGCAACTGGTGGCCAGGGCCTCACGGCGGTGGGGGACACGGCACGGTCCGCTGGGCAAGACCGTGTGGTTCGAACTGGCTCTGCCGTGA
- a CDS encoding (deoxy)nucleoside triphosphate pyrophosphohydrolase: protein MSTGVVVAGALLRGGRLLAARRTAPVELAGRWELPGGKVEPGESAPEALVRELREELGVEVRPLERVPGEWQLAGGRVLHVWTARLVGGEPRTLQDHDEVRWVGPAQARELDWLDPDRPAVAWLASRLG, encoded by the coding sequence ATGAGTACGGGCGTCGTGGTCGCCGGGGCGCTGCTGCGCGGAGGCCGGCTGCTCGCGGCGCGACGGACCGCGCCCGTGGAACTGGCCGGGCGCTGGGAGCTGCCCGGCGGCAAGGTGGAGCCCGGCGAGAGCGCGCCGGAGGCCCTGGTGCGCGAGCTGCGCGAGGAGCTGGGCGTCGAGGTGCGGCCTCTCGAACGGGTGCCGGGGGAGTGGCAGTTGGCCGGCGGGCGGGTGCTGCACGTCTGGACGGCCCGGCTGGTCGGCGGGGAGCCGCGGACCTTGCAGGACCATGACGAGGTGCGGTGGGTCGGTCCCGCGCAGGCCCGTGAGCTGGACTGGCTCGACCCCGACCGCCCGGCGGTCGCCTGGCTCGCCTCCCGGCTCGGCTAG
- a CDS encoding HTTM domain-containing protein, giving the protein MATEQTATPVPPTGGAPRTDAIGPAWLARAGFGGMIGLLTHRPISLYAASVLRIGYGLCYFAFLVRELPHRDQIWGPDSPWTPALADELFRQTGWFSLLTLSDSKVYFDLCYALALVVCALVMLGWRTRVMSVLFALVVVSFHARAIFMTDGGDNLMLLMAIYLAFTASGRHWSLDARREARRAGKAGPGRQAMWRATSDVWSQLDLARTSLVNALHNCAMFVIAAQVCLLYGSAGLYKVQGSSWQSGTALHYVVNLDLFRPWPALSALVDSHPLFIAAACYLTVLIQVAFPFALFSRLKFVLLVMLLGMHIGIAVLMGLPLFSGAMIVADAAFLPDRFYRSAASLCRRATASLRGERPTPPAPRAPLVPSQQGDAEPAHHR; this is encoded by the coding sequence ATGGCCACTGAACAGACCGCGACTCCCGTGCCCCCCACGGGTGGCGCTCCGCGAACGGACGCCATCGGCCCCGCGTGGCTGGCCCGCGCCGGCTTCGGCGGCATGATCGGCCTGCTCACCCACCGCCCGATCTCGCTCTACGCGGCGTCGGTGCTGCGCATCGGCTACGGGCTGTGCTATTTCGCCTTCCTGGTGCGTGAGTTGCCGCACCGCGATCAGATCTGGGGCCCGGACTCCCCGTGGACCCCGGCCCTGGCCGACGAACTGTTCCGTCAGACAGGGTGGTTCAGCCTTCTCACCCTGTCGGACAGCAAGGTGTACTTCGACCTCTGTTACGCGCTGGCCCTCGTCGTCTGCGCACTGGTCATGCTCGGCTGGCGGACCCGGGTGATGTCCGTGCTGTTCGCCCTCGTCGTGGTGTCGTTCCACGCGCGGGCGATCTTCATGACCGACGGCGGCGACAACCTGATGCTCCTGATGGCCATCTATCTCGCCTTCACCGCGAGCGGACGCCACTGGTCGCTGGACGCCCGCCGGGAAGCACGCCGGGCGGGCAAGGCCGGACCGGGCCGCCAGGCCATGTGGCGGGCGACGAGCGATGTGTGGTCCCAGCTCGACCTGGCCCGTACGAGCCTGGTCAACGCCCTCCACAACTGCGCGATGTTCGTCATCGCGGCCCAGGTCTGCCTTCTCTACGGGTCAGCGGGGCTGTACAAGGTGCAGGGCTCGTCGTGGCAGTCGGGAACCGCGCTGCACTACGTCGTGAACCTGGACCTCTTCCGGCCGTGGCCCGCGCTGTCGGCGCTGGTGGACAGCCACCCCCTGTTCATCGCCGCAGCCTGCTACCTCACCGTGCTGATCCAGGTGGCCTTTCCCTTCGCCCTGTTCAGCCGGCTCAAGTTCGTTCTCCTGGTCATGCTGCTGGGGATGCACATCGGCATCGCCGTGCTCATGGGGCTTCCGCTCTTCTCCGGCGCCATGATCGTTGCCGACGCGGCTTTCCTTCCGGACCGCTTCTACCGGTCCGCGGCGTCGCTGTGCCGCCGTGCCACGGCCTCCCTCAGGGGCGAGAGGCCGACGCCCCCGGCGCCGCGTGCTCCGCTCGTACCGTCGCAACAGGGCGACGCAGAGCCCGCACACCACCGCTGA
- a CDS encoding GntR family transcriptional regulator: MAFGEQPAYLRVAEDLRRKILDGTLPPHARLPSQARIRTEYGVSDTVALEARKVLMAEGYVEGRSGSGTYVRERPRQRLIIRSGYKPSGVPSPYRQEQADESSKGTWEAQSVQDVASVEVAQRLGIGVGDRVMRTHYLFRTEGEASMLSTSWEPLALTARTPVLLPEEGPVGGQGVVPRMEAIDVLVDHMAEEVAARPGLAEETAALGGVPGHIVLVIRRTYFASGRPVETADVVIPAERYRAVYHLPVR, from the coding sequence GTGGCCTTCGGTGAGCAGCCCGCCTACCTTCGCGTCGCCGAGGATCTGCGACGGAAGATCCTCGACGGCACGCTGCCGCCGCACGCCCGGCTGCCGTCGCAGGCCCGGATCCGCACCGAGTACGGCGTCTCGGACACCGTCGCCCTCGAAGCGCGCAAGGTGCTGATGGCCGAGGGGTATGTCGAGGGCCGGTCCGGCTCCGGCACCTATGTGCGGGAGCGGCCCCGGCAGCGCCTGATCATCCGCAGCGGCTACAAGCCGTCGGGCGTGCCCAGCCCGTACCGGCAGGAGCAGGCGGACGAGAGCAGCAAGGGCACCTGGGAGGCGCAGAGCGTCCAGGACGTGGCGAGCGTCGAGGTGGCCCAGCGGCTCGGGATCGGGGTCGGCGACCGGGTGATGCGGACGCACTACCTGTTCCGTACCGAGGGCGAGGCGTCGATGCTCTCCACGTCGTGGGAGCCGCTGGCCCTCACCGCCCGCACCCCGGTGCTGCTGCCCGAGGAGGGGCCGGTCGGCGGACAGGGGGTCGTACCGCGGATGGAGGCGATCGACGTCCTGGTCGACCACATGGCCGAGGAGGTCGCCGCCCGGCCGGGCCTGGCCGAGGAGACGGCCGCGCTCGGCGGGGTGCCGGGCCATATCGTCCTGGTCATCCGGCGCACCTACTTCGCCTCCGGAAGGCCGGTGGAGACGGCCGACGTGGTGATCCCCGCGGAGCGCTACCGGGCGGTCTACCACCTGCCCGTACGCTGA